One Engraulis encrasicolus isolate BLACKSEA-1 chromosome 5, IST_EnEncr_1.0, whole genome shotgun sequence DNA segment encodes these proteins:
- the nrsn1 gene encoding neurensin-1, with the protein MASCSEICGSEYQSASAANGGHQYGVRSYLHQFYEECAGSLWDREADFQTQRSPSRWSSVLWKVCVILGGMLMLAGLVVLFVGYATKPRIEAFGEDELLFVDERAVHFNRALDACKLAGAVLFCVGGAGMALGLLLAVFTQASVSKEEQQLQQRFRDRLAELQSAIHPVTRAPGAGSTSSTGAVAAPTPGEAKVPVTLSRVQSVQPGTGSGT; encoded by the exons ATGGCGTCCTGCTCTGAGATCTGTGGCTCCGAGTACCAGAGTGCGTCCGCGGCGAACGGCGGGCATCAGTATGGCGTGCGCTCCTACCTGCACCAGTTCTACGAGGAGTGTGCCGGCTCGCTGTGGGACCGGGAGGCCGACTTTCAGACCCAGAGATCGCCCAGCCGGTGGAGCTCTGTCCTCTGGAAG GTCTGTGTGATTCTCGGCGGCATGCTGATGCTGGCCGGCCTGGTGGTGCTGTTTGTGGGCTACGCCACCAAGCCGCGCATCGAGGCCTTCGGCGAGGACGAGCTGCTGTTCGTGGACGAGCGCGCCGTGCACTTCAACCGCGCGCTGGACGCCTGCAAGCTGGCGGGCGCCGTCCTCTTCTGCGTGGGGGGCGCCGGCATGGCGCTGGGCCTGCTGCTGGCCGTCTTCACCCAGGCCAGCGTCTCCAAGGAGgagcagcagctccagcagcgCTTCAGGGACCGGCTGGCCGAGCTCCAGTCCGCCATCCACCCCGTCACGCGGGCGCCAGGGGCCGGCTCCACCTCCAGCACCGGGGCTGTCGCTGCTCCGACGCCCGGTGAGGCCAAGGTGCCCGTGACACTCTCCAGGGTCCAGAGCGTGCAGCCTGGGACAGGCTCGGGGACCTGA